Within the Mixophyes fleayi isolate aMixFle1 chromosome 5, aMixFle1.hap1, whole genome shotgun sequence genome, the region GCGATAAGGGCCCAATTATGCTTAGTGTCCACATGTGGATCCTTTGTTATTCAATATAATAATCTGTGTGAGACATGACTGCATGATTACTGGTCTAGTTAGTTGGGTCTACCCTTTGCAATAAGTTATCAGCTGAATCTTTTTGTgaactttgtaaatgaccctagAAAGCCACTTGAATGGCCAGAAAGACAGAAATAGACTGCATAATCCTGTAGAACTCAAAATTTACATGTTCAATTACTGAGCTCTCCAATCATTGTAATATTTCTTATTTGTTATAGAGACTGTGCAGGAGTGGGTACATGGAAAATGTGACCAGTTATGTAGATCTGAGGTAAGACAATGTGGATATGCAGCTAAATCTAGGTAACAGTATACTTGGAAAAATCATTTCTTCTAGTTTACAATACCAAAATGCTCTCAGCAGTGTGGTAATGAGGTTTTCCAATGAGACAGCCTGCTGCAAGAGCTGCAATGTTATATTGCTGAATTCCATCAACACGTGTTAGTTGTTTCTTGTAGTAAACACCCCTGATCACTATATTGCATATAGTATACTTACAAAAAATGTTATGATGTTAAATCCATGTTTAGAATTGTATTAGGTGGTATTCTCTTCATGGATTACAGTAGAAAAGGAGCAAAGTCATTTAAAATACTCTTAAATTAACTTTATCActcttaaaatataaaacactattttaccTCCAGTTTATGAaggtaaaatattgttttatatttaatactGTTTCAAATTACAAGAAAAATAACACTGCTTACATAATTCTTTGAACATGACAAATGTTCTTCAATAATAACATTTGTATTAACAGTTGGGTTAACAACATGTTACTACCACTGTAGAATAGGGACTAATTTAACAACATTGGGGGAACATCCAAATGACTTGTAACCAATAAAATGTCGGACTATTTTAGTGCTTGGCCTTCGTCCCCCAGATTTTGTGTTCGGTCATTATGTTTCCCATAATTGAATCAATGCTCATACAGTATGTAGGTGTATTTTCTCTTAATTGTGTATTATTTTGTATCTGATAAAGTAATATCCTTTTGTCTATGGTAAGAGAAATTAAACCCCAGTTTGCAGTGGATAAAGATGTGTAAAATGCCTTATGTTTTGCCAGCACAACCAACACAATATTATCCCTGTTCATAATAATGGTGCTGTGCATAACATGCTTAGAAATGTCTGATTACATGTTATTCTCTACTCATGATGTCCTGTTCATCTGTTTTAGAAAAAATCTCCCTACAGTGAACCAGTTAAGCTTGAGCCAAAGGATGCCGCTTACATAAAAATATCAAATTCACCTGATGGGGAAAACTCCAATCCTCTTTATTCAAGTGATCTCAAAGAATCAGTGGTTTACCAGGGAAGAATGGTCCCAACAGAAGATGAATACATGGATCAGAGAGGGTCATCTGATCCTGAGAATGGAAGTATGGTTGAAGGCATGGACTCATCATCAGATGTTTCTTCGTTAGCAACCTTCCCTATTTCCTTGGATACTAGCTCAGATAGATTGCTGTTTCCTTCCCAAGAGGAGGGCATCAGTATTCCATTGCTTTCCCACCATCATTGTGGTCAGTCTGCCAAAGCGATTCCTAGGAAATGGACAGAGGAAAACCTTACTACAGACCCTATGGACAACTTGTGTGGTCACTGTGCCTCTCAGCACACATTCCATCTATTCTCGCAGGCAACCCAGCATAACTCAGAGAGAAATTTCGAAGAGGAGCCATGTTCCCATTTTACTGACAGCCAGTACACAAGAAGTAGGAGCAGTGCTGGCAGCTGCCCTACTACAGATACGCCACCACCTCCATCAGGTGAGACAAAGCCTCAGGTAGCTGTAATACACAATTACTCTAACATCTAAGGCCCTTGTCTTAAAGAAAAAAACTCAACCTGGTAACAATAAGTTATATTTagtataatatgtatttatttggatAGGCAATGAAACAAAGCCATCCCTGTAAGTGTTCAAACAGAAACATTTGGCATATGTATACATGCCTGACATTGACAGTCATAGTTGGCAAAGACTTGTCTCAGATACTATTAATCTGTCAGCCCTTGTACCACCATAATGTGTCCTACCACATAGTGCGTTAGTATCacctatatttgtttttattagctCTGTTTTATATCGGGTTGTAAAAGAACAGTTATTCCtagaaaaatacttttttctttcaAAGTGTACAGAGAACTGATACATCGCTtgccattgtttatttattttcgaTGCATTGTGGTGAAGGTGTGGGCGTACTAGACATAGCCTATTTTCAGGCACAACCAACCACCAAAATTATAAAAATTTACAAAGTTTCAAAATTAAATAACACAATTCAGCCAGTAAAACAATTTCAAACAGTTTGTACAAATTCTGAAAGCAAAATTCTGAAAtctaattgtaaaatataaaaagcagCCATTGAGAAATGGTATACAGAAAAGAGTGGCATAAAAGGTAAAAagtaaaataggagaggtgtgaAAGATGGTTTGTGTTCGGTTTAAACAGCTGCAGGGTCTGGCAATATGCACATGTTCACTGTGACATTTCTTAAAACAGTCAGGGGTTGTCTCTACATGAATTGAGTAAGGCACATACTTCCAATATTTTGTGGTTGTCTATGAGAAGGCTTGCACATCCATGGTTGTCCTGCATTCATAAGTGTGAAGAGATGCTTGTTCTGTAGATCATAACCCATAGGTCACAGGTACATGATTGCAGACATAAGGTGTGGTTTTGTAAATAGGAAAGCCCCTACCTAGAATTATGTTTTTCCACAAGCCCTTACTCAAGCCAACCAGCAGAACCATGGGTGCCTCATGCCTGGATTCCCATGGCTCAGGAAATACTCTCTTCCTCCACCTCTCTCATTCACTAGCACTCAATTTAGGGTATCAATTTCAGCAGAGTGGTTGTAGCCCTGTAGCAGCTGCCAGTCGATGCTCTACATTGAGTGttgattaaatttaaagttgtCCAGTGGTCATCTACCCATTAGACCAGTCCAGTGAATTGGTGGGAGGACTGAATAATGgccaagtgtttttgttttttttacttttcatgtTCCATTTGCCTTATATAATGGAAAAAATTTAAGGGTATTTATAAcaatatgatataaaaaaaagactTATTGTACCAGAAGAAATAGAAAAGCCTTTAAGAGAGAGTAagaaattaaaatgattattaaCTGACTCTATTACAGTTAAAACTGGTCTTACCATCTGAAGTGAAAGATTGGCACAATTTGACAAAGGATTAAAGCATCAGGACAAGAACTGTGTTTCTTGCTCATGGTTTTAAGGAATCCTGCAATATTATTTGCTTGATAAAGTGTGGATACTAATTGTGTTTTTCTCAATGCAGGAAATGTGACAGGGAATAATAACACAACAGTTATTTCAAGTGCCCCAGTAATGAACATTAAAACAGATGTTGTTGTAGTGTACTATAATGCTGGTCCCCAGGATGTACCCACCGCCCCTGAAAATGATGAAAACATGAAGCGGCCAATGCAGGAGGAGAGCCAGAGCCGCTGTGACAGCTTTGTGGCAAACACACAGACTCACCGATACACGGATATTCCCAGCTGCTCAGTGTCAGATAAAGGCAGTAAAACAGCTACAGATCACCTAAGAGACCCAGACAGTCCAGTCATCTTAAGTCAGGAACAACCTGATCCTATGTTCTgtcaaaatacacattttctaccTGTGCAAGAGGAAGGAAAGCCTGAATTTTATCACTCCGAAATTGTGTAAATTATTTTACTACGTAAAACATTTACTTTTATGGTCTCCATAAAACTGTGAACTGAGCGCCATATACATAGATACTGTATGTTGCAGTAAGAGCCAGGAAAGCTGTCTGACCTGGGAACAAAGGTCATGTGGGACATGAATTTGCAAAATATCTGACAATTGTGTTCTCTGTTGCTGGGTTTCCAACATGTCAGTTATTTATTCAAAAATATCTGCCTTTGAAAAGGGAAATGTACATTAAATAACTACCATcaagttacatttttaaatgttgcgTAAAATTAGATATTTTTAACATTGTAATTTATTTCACTGCAATGAAACATATTTAGTTTGAATTATactttagtgttttgttttgatgttccctcttattatattgttatgtGCGGAGAGCTTTTAGTAACAGGCTAAACCTCTTCAAGGACAGCAGTAGTAACAGCATCCACAGGTTACAAAGAAGAGACTGGCTGCAGTGGAAGGGCATTATAGCAAAACATTATCTTTATGCTGAAACTATATTTAAATTTACACAACATATTATAATAGTTTAAAAAGGATCTACACCTAAAGGCAGGAAATTAATCTGCAGGAAGAATTCATTTTTAAGGTTTGATTGCTCAGCCTTTTCCACGTTATTATAGTCTATCTTTCCCTCCTCCTAGTCTGTGTATACAATActtattagccaatcagatcatagaAAGGTTTGCAGCAGCAGGAGATGAAGTTGCTGATCTTGTGTGTGGCAGTGACCTGTGTCATGATATGAGTGCGGAGAAGCCATAGACTGGATGGAGGTCCTAATAGCACAGAGCACTAATGCAGGATTATTGAGGTGGCAAATACAGCTCTGCATGAAACAAAGCATAACTAACTGACAGTTTGATAGAGGGAAATATTTCATAGACAAGGGATGTTAGAGAAAACGGATTGTGGTAGATAAATAATGTTGCTGCTTATATAATCCTACCATGCAGGGGGTTTCTTTCAATGTTATGTTGCCTTTTCAGAATTTGAAAGCTGATACCCCTTGCAGGAATTGGAGCATGCCCATGAGTGGTTGGATGTACACCCTTTTATGCAGCAAAATTTATGAacatttgcactgtgcatgcccacaaataaAGCGCACATATATGTGCACATGCAGGCTTGTGTGTATCTGACACTTGCGCCTCCTTACGACTGGAGAGGCAGAATAGGGAAAAGAAGGGGTGGTCTAACATAGCTCGAGTACAGTTCACACAAATGTAGCTGAGGCACACTAGCACGGAAACACATATACGCCTGTCAGtagctgtatcttttgcacctgttaAAGGGCAGGTGATGACTATGACAATCGCCAGCAGTAGCTAGCCGCTGCTGATTGCAAATTGACCTCTGAAGCTCATAGGTGTTTTCTGCACTATAGGATTATGGGGaatattctttaaaatatgttttttctacTTTCATTTGTACAGGAGTATTGTATTTGTTGTATTATATCAATCCTAAAAGCgactgtgttttttttactatcaaaacaaatgttaacaaaatgtTCTTGTGcctatgacctggttgtgtgtatgcatatgttGGGTGCACGTCAGTGGTGAATGCTCCCCCTAACACAATTGTAGTTAAGATTGGAGCCTTGAGTGCTGGCTGTCTCGAAAGTTTTATTCTACTATTCTAAACAACTTCTGCCTATTTTTACCCTTTGATCCCTCTCACTTCAAAACCTGGCTACACCTTGGGTGTACGtatgcctgacgtaaacctggcatATAAGCTGCAGATGCTGGACGTTCCTTGATATATCTATGACTCAGCATATGGGTATTAATGCGCTATTTATGGGTGCCCTTTT harbors:
- the TNFRSF11A gene encoding tumor necrosis factor receptor superfamily member 11A — its product is MKSFVSIARIWIIVTSMSLAVQTVHQNQNTLRCNPEKQFENSGQCCNKCQPGTHMVTKCTSAKNTSCSPCGPNEYMSVWNDDIKCAVHMLCDPGKALHVLHNGNTTYPRECVCTEGYHFDTKQEICMENRNCAPGFGVQSLVQRNKNTLCAPCDAGYYSNSSSSTEQCKPWTNCTGAGLEETVPGTIISDAVCDRPLNLPDLKQVVILITFLIVVSVIMIFCIYIMCCRNKFSTLRETVQEWVHGKCDQLCRSEKKSPYSEPVKLEPKDAAYIKISNSPDGENSNPLYSSDLKESVVYQGRMVPTEDEYMDQRGSSDPENGSMVEGMDSSSDVSSLATFPISLDTSSDRLLFPSQEEGISIPLLSHHHCGQSAKAIPRKWTEENLTTDPMDNLCGHCASQHTFHLFSQATQHNSERNFEEEPCSHFTDSQYTRSRSSAGSCPTTDTPPPPSGNVTGNNNTTVISSAPVMNIKTDVVVVYYNAGPQDVPTAPENDENMKRPMQEESQSRCDSFVANTQTHRYTDIPSCSVSDKGSKTATDHLRDPDSPVILSQEQPDPMFCQNTHFLPVQEEGKPEFYHSEIV